Within Coffea arabica cultivar ET-39 chromosome 4e, Coffea Arabica ET-39 HiFi, whole genome shotgun sequence, the genomic segment CTCGACACCTAAAATTcgtttttttgagaaaaaatgtcCAAGTATCTTCTCCTTCATACTGCTCATCTGACCTCAATTCATCTGCGGGCCAGCGTTTCCtccttcttatccccaaaaaCGACGCCGTCGTCAGTGGTTAGCATCTCCACTTCTCGGCCTCTCTATGACTCTTTGGACTTACATAGAAGCTTCTCGATTAAAGCGTTCGACACTAAAAACGACAACCTACCGTCGTCCTCAGAGGAGGATAAAGCGGCTGATGCTAAAGTGAGGGCGGCGGAAGCTGAAATTGATGGTGAAAATGGAGATTTGAAAGGTAGTGGCAGTGAGTATAATGATGATAAGTATCCGAGTGGCGAGTTTCAGTTCCGCGAGTACGGCGCGTGGAAAAGCTTCGTCGTCAAATGTAAAATGCTCTTTGCCTTTCCTTGGGAGCGCGTACGTAAAGGCAGTGTTTTGACTATGAAATTGCGGGGACAGGTTTAtagtctttctttcttttttcgaaATTTGTTCAAAAGTAGCATACGAATTGTTGGCTAATTATTCCGGAAAGTTTTAATCTTTTGCGATTTTGGTTTGACTATGTTAATGTTATTCTGATTCTTAGTTAGATGCTTTTATGCTGAATTATACTCAGAAGACGtacacctttttttttgtttggggggggagggggggttgTTTAGAGAGATGGGgggattttttttcaattctttttagGCTTTAATTCTACATCTATGAAAGAGAATGTGGTCGGAAGGAATAGAATTTGGGTGGGAGATTGAGGATGGGAATGCAACTGCAAAATACTAATTTTTCTTGTGTGTTTGTTTCTCAACTAGATGCTTATAAGGTAATGGGGTTGAGAAGGTTTATTGTTTTTATGTCAGATAACTGATCAGCTAAAGAGGCGTTTCTCTTCAGGACTTTCAGTGCCTCAAATATGCGAGAACCTTATAAAAGCAGCTTATGATCCTCGTATCTCTGGTGTATATCTTCACATTGAGCCATTGAACTGTGGCTGGggtaaaattgaagaaattcgAAGGCATATTTTGGATTTTAAGAAATCAGGTTACAGTACTTATTATGTTCAACTTATTGGCTTGAACGAGGAAAAGCGTTTTTGAGTAAATGTTCATAAGCATGTGTTTGCTGCAGGCAAGTTTATTGTGGGTTATGCACCAGCATGTGGAGAGAAAGAGTATTATATTGGCTGTGCCTGTGAAGAGCTTTATGCTCCTCCAAGTGCTTACTTTGCATTGTTTGGCTTCGCAGTTCAAGCATCATTCCTGGGAGGTAACTGGATTGTCTTGTTTCCGATGTGTCTCCTTTTTAGTTGCGTAAAACTTTTGAACCAATGGTGATGGGGACAGATGAGTGCTTTTGACCATTGATCTGTGTaagattgtaatttttttcctAGTGAAAGATTGTGGGAGACAGATAACTTTATCAGAGGCCTCCTGCCCATATTTAATCTCTGCTCATAATAATAGATTGCAAATGCGGGTACCAATGTTGATGATGTTTCTGCCAAGTACAATGAACATTTCATTGTAATGCCCATGAGTTCATCATAATTCTGATAGATGTCTCAATCTTTGAGAATAAATCAGTTAGGACCTTGACTTTCTCGTGGCAAATGAGCTGCCACTTACTGTAAGGTTGTCAGTTCGCTGGgcaaaatgcatgtttttttAGAGTAGGATTATCAAATCTGCAAACCTTTCTGCAAGCCTATTTTGACATGCTTTTCAGTCAACAAAAATTGACTTTTCAGGTGTCCTTGAGAACATTGGAATTGAGCCACAAGTGCAAAGGATTGGCAAATATAAAAGTGCTGGAGATCAACTCACTCGGAAAAATATATCTGAAGAAAACAGGGAGATGCTAACCAAATTGCTTGACAATATTTATATCCATTGGCTCGATAAAATCGCTGTTGCAAGAGGTAAATTTGATCTTAAATTTTCAGGCTGATGTTGGAATGGGagactttcttttttctttttttttttttgagttaatTGCTCTTGGATTttgttgaaaaggaaagaagcaaGAAGATTTACAAAACTTTATAGATGAAGGTGTATACCAAGTTGAAAGGTTGAAAGAAGAGGGCTTGATTACTGATATAAAGTATGATGATGAGGTAAAGTTGCTCCTTCTATTTGAGGAATCAATTTTCAgaattatccaaaaaaattctTGTCATTGCTGGTTTGCAAAGCCGGTCTTTAGAAGTCATACTTCTACTAGTTAAACGTGTTTCAAGGATCAAGACAATATAGATTGAAAAGAACACGAACTTGCaaggaaattattatttatactAGTTGGGATGAAAATAACTGCATGTTTAGATAATCCGACCCATTAGCTACTAATACAAATATCAGTATCTGCCTGAGTCGGTGTTCAATTGATATTGTGTCATTCTTGTATTGCTCCAGTATTTAGCTAACTGGAGAATGGagttttcatacaatttcatttCTTGTTCAACCAATTCTACTTTGGACAAGATCAATCTGGCCCTAATGACAGTCTTGTCCATCTGATTTCTACTCTGGCATCAAGATGGAGTCTGATACTAATCTCGATGATACACAAATGGGTGTAAACCTGTTGGGCACTCGATCCTGGTTAAAGTCATATCTTGACTGGCAATTGCTTATCCTGTTTACCCTGTTAATAGTAGTGTAATGTACTTACACCAGGTTAATTGATTTGTCTTGTATAGCTGTGTTATTGGCTTGTAGATGTATCAAATAAGCCTCTACATGACTTTTTTGATTGTTGGGCTCTCCTGATGGCTTAGCTGTACCATCTACAGGTCAGGGCAATGTTGAAGGAGCGCTTGAAACTTCCAAAGGATAAAAGTCTTCCCATGGTTGATTACAGGTGACTTTTCCTGAGCTTTTTCCCATCAATCAGTCATCAACAATTTTCTTATCGCTTCCAGCTTCAGAACATGGTGTCCATGCTACTATGTCATGCTTTGCTCCAAGAATGTCATTTCAGATGTGTCATCCAACTTGCGTATTCAACTGTTTGCAGCATCAGGCATTGCCAACTCTGAAATCTTATGTTCTGACTCTGAAAGCCATATTACTCATCCTGTCTAGTTCAGCATCtggataattttgtgaaaataaaaCTTTAGTAAATTGCAAGAATGTAATATTTTTCTGAACTATCCATACCTACTACAAGTTGCTGATAAtgtctcttttttattttttatataggtTGAAAGGTTTGCTAAagcttgcatcttgtccttctGGTTTTATTCGTTTGTGTTTGTTATTATGACCGATAATTTGACCTCCTGATTATACAGAAAATACTCAGGAGTTAGGAGATGGACGCTTGGTTTAACAGGTTATAAAGACCAGATAGCTGTAATTAGAGCCTCCGGAAGCATTAGTCGTGCACGTGGTCCTTTTAGTACACGTGGTACGGGAATTATTGCTGAGGATATTATTGAGAAGATTCAAACCGTAAGAGGTACTTTTCACGTAATTATGTTTTCTGGAGGGTTAATCTTTTGTGATTTGAAATTGAAGGGCTTGTACGTTGTAATGGTTTACAAAATGGTTTATCTGAAAAAGTGTCTGACATTCTTATGATCTCAGGACTTGAGAATGTTAGTTTCCAGTTATTTGGATGAGTAACTTATCTTGGAGTTACTGATGTATGCcatggaaataaaaaaaaaaaagggcaaatcATTAGCCAATATTTGGGTAAAGTATAAATGAAAACTGTCTTGCAATATCCATGATTCCATAGGAATCAAGTAAacttgtcacttaatttaaCCATTATCATTCATTCCTCTTCAAGTGTTAGTTTTCACCTGGACTCATCAATGATGCTCTTTATCTGCAAAATTCAACATGCTATCATTCCTTTCAGTCCTGGAGTTGTTGCCCGGTCTCTTTTGTTCAGTGCTTTTCCAGTTTGTGACCCTGAAAATGGATGAATTCGTATCTTTTCACCTTAcatcatcctttcttttctaATTACCTTTATAATTTTTTCAACCTCTGCTTACAGTCACTGTATTGTCCTTCTGTTATTCCTTCCTGCTTTCTACGAGTGCAACTGATGATTGCAGGGAGTCAGGTAATGGGCTTGAGATTGTGGGGTTTGGATGAGTTGATATCATTGATCCTAACAACCTGTTCATGTTGGTAAATGAGCTATAAAATATAATTCTTCTTGGTGGTGATAAATGGTTGTTACTGTGGATGATATTTTAATTAAGAGCTGTTTTGGAACTTGGAGCCTTGATCCCGTTCTTCAAGTATAATCATATTGGATAAAAGTAAGATTAGTCCTATAGATGGACCATATTTGTAGCTGTTCACCAGAATTAATAAGAAATTTGATGAGCTACAGAAGGCCTTGTACATTGTAAGAGTGTTGGTTTCGATGTTCTTGTTCTGTTTGAAATATTTACCCTCTTGCTCTTTCTGTTAATGTTATCATAGTTCTGCAGAGTCGAAAAGGTACAAGGCTGTTATCATCCGCATTGATAGTCCAGGAGGTGATGCTCTCGCATCTGATTTGTAAGTCATTCTTTTTAACCAGATTCCTTcttacaattttcaattttcaagtcaTGCAATAATGGAATGTATTCTTAGCTCTGTACTGTGTGATTTATGGCAAAAAGTAGGCACTCATAGAAGTGAATACAAAATTTAAGGGAAACATAAAACAAAAACCTGCTGCAGACCAGCCTGATGAAGCAGTGAGATCTACCTTGGGCATCATTATGCTTTTCAAGGACTGAGATAGAAGCCCTGATATTGCATAAAATCTTTTCAACATATCTGTGAAACTATTTTCGTATTTTACGGTCTTTGAGTCTCAGTTGTGATCACTGTAAGTGCTTACTTCAAATATTCACTGAGGACGAGCTATATCTGGCAAATGTAAAGATAGGTTAGAAACCATAGATCcttctcatttttgttgtttcgCTTAAAATCTTAGTTCACCCATTAAGGTTTACGTTTCTGAGGTCTGTGCTCCAAAAATATTATACCCAAACAGTTAGCATTATGCTTACGATAATGAAATGCACATGCTCTGCTCTTGGCAACAATATCTGCAGTGTTTTTGGGAAAATAAATGCGACAAGCTGATAGCTTATTTCCCAAACTCTGATGAATGGTTCCGTGATCCGTAAAGATTGTGTCCTACAGAATGTGGAGAGAAATCAGACTCTTGGCCGACTCTAAGCCTGTTGTTGCATCAATGGCTGATGTGGCAGCTAGTGGAGGATATTATATGGCAATGGGAACTGGAATTATAGTTGCAGAAAATCTAACATTGACTGGTTCAATTGGAGTTGTGACAGGTAATTATGGAAACTCCAAGtgataattttcttaaattatatCTGTTCTTTGTTATGTGATTTATATGTCATTTGTTGTTTAAGACCTTTTCAGTAGCTATGGTGATGAATTTTGTATGAGCAGAAACCAACTGGAGAAAAGAGATAATGATTCCATAAGAAATGCATGTAGCATTTTAAATGTGTCGCCTGGCTAGAAATAACCACATAGTCCCAATGGCGCTCTGCTATTGTCTATGGGAAGAGCAGTTGATAGGGCCCAAGTCAGGAGTCATTACTGCATTACTGCATGCAATTGCTGTCATTCTCACCTTAGACAAGTTTAGAATGCAGGATTAGCCACTTGTAATGTCATAAATCAGATATAGGTGGGAATGCTATCTAATTTGATAATCAACTGCAGGAATGAGGTCACCTGCGTAATTAGATGTACCTAATTGTGATTTAGCTAGCAAAAGTACTTGTCTACCAGGTCTTTTCTTTCCTGTTCTACTGACACGGTATTAGT encodes:
- the LOC113741704 gene encoding serine protease SPPA, chloroplastic, producing MSKYLLLHTAHLTSIHLRASVSSFLSPKTTPSSVVSISTSRPLYDSLDLHRSFSIKAFDTKNDNLPSSSEEDKAADAKVRAAEAEIDGENGDLKGSGSEYNDDKYPSGEFQFREYGAWKSFVVKCKMLFAFPWERVRKGSVLTMKLRGQITDQLKRRFSSGLSVPQICENLIKAAYDPRISGVYLHIEPLNCGWGKIEEIRRHILDFKKSGKFIVGYAPACGEKEYYIGCACEELYAPPSAYFALFGFAVQASFLGGVLENIGIEPQVQRIGKYKSAGDQLTRKNISEENREMLTKLLDNIYIHWLDKIAVARGKKQEDLQNFIDEGVYQVERLKEEGLITDIKYDDEVRAMLKERLKLPKDKSLPMVDYRKYSGVRRWTLGLTGYKDQIAVIRASGSISRARGPFSTRGTGIIAEDIIEKIQTVRESKRYKAVIIRIDSPGGDALASDLMWREIRLLADSKPVVASMADVAASGGYYMAMGTGIIVAENLTLTGSIGVVTGKFNLGKLYEKIGFNKEIISRGRYAELTAAEQRPFRPDEAELFAKSAQNAYKQFRDKAAFSRSMHVDKMEEVAQGRVWTGNDAASRGLIDAIGGLSRAVAIAKQKANIPQDQEVTLVELVKPSPSLPEILTGIGNSLVGADRILKQLLDELAVSDGIQARMDGIMFQKLEGADYSSPILTMLKDYLGSF